The following are from one region of the Amylibacter sp. IMCC11727 genome:
- a CDS encoding ParB N-terminal domain-containing protein, translating to MTKEKQGVNRPKRMRLPLSQLTTEPDTFQFREFETVEDHVRSLTDAIKAGHVLDPMTVWKRGEADHVVVDGHHRHAAYIRAGHTKAVPVVVHECSETDAVLLALNENTKTKLPMTKTERDNAAWRLVCSDHKLSRAQTVKATGVSDGTVAKMRRHRTVLDDQEAELPDSWWMAMRAVKGIEQEEWDEDMQEQAIETRAKALDDAIGKELGRMGSRQWEAVARVLEWRLSKQVLAYVVDELREDDEDEEDLPF from the coding sequence ATGACTAAAGAAAAACAAGGGGTTAATCGCCCCAAGCGTATGCGCTTGCCCCTCAGTCAGCTGACAACAGAGCCTGACACGTTCCAGTTCCGCGAGTTTGAGACGGTCGAGGACCACGTGCGCAGCCTGACAGATGCGATCAAGGCGGGACATGTGTTGGACCCAATGACGGTCTGGAAGCGAGGTGAAGCTGATCATGTTGTAGTGGACGGACACCACCGCCACGCAGCCTACATCCGAGCTGGACACACAAAAGCTGTCCCTGTCGTTGTCCACGAATGCAGCGAAACCGACGCTGTACTCTTGGCGCTGAACGAGAACACGAAGACCAAGCTGCCCATGACCAAGACGGAGCGCGACAACGCGGCATGGCGTCTGGTCTGTTCCGACCACAAGCTCTCAAGGGCGCAGACCGTCAAAGCAACGGGCGTCAGCGATGGGACCGTCGCCAAGATGCGACGACATCGAACGGTATTGGACGATCAAGAGGCCGAGCTTCCTGATTCTTGGTGGATGGCAATGCGGGCCGTGAAGGGTATCGAGCAAGAGGAATGGGACGAGGACATGCAAGAGCAGGCGATCGAAACAAGGGCGAAGGCACTGGACGACGCGATAGGCAAAGAGCTTGGGCGTATGGGAAGCCGCCAATGGGAAGCAGTTGCCCGCGTCCTTGAGTGGCGACTGTCAAAGCAGGTGCTGGCTTACGTCGTTGACGAGCTGCGTGAAGACGACGAGGACGAAGAAGACCTCCCGTTCTGA
- a CDS encoding recombinase family protein, whose translation MSKTILYARVSTTDQTLDHQRAQAEAAGFVIDEVVADHGVSGVSTTLQERPEGKRLYDKLRHDDTLVVRWVDRLGRNYQDVTDTIRHFMRQGVVVKTVINGLTFDGATRDPMQEAVRDALIAFMAATAQAQAEATKEAQKAGIAAAKQDDTKYRGKKPSYDRETLGVVVDMLGSGAGASEIAKATGLTRQTVLRIRKDPASAEEALARWAL comes from the coding sequence ATGAGCAAGACCATCCTGTACGCACGAGTTTCCACCACGGACCAAACGCTAGACCACCAGAGGGCGCAGGCAGAGGCAGCAGGCTTTGTGATCGACGAGGTGGTGGCGGACCACGGGGTCTCAGGCGTTAGCACGACGCTGCAGGAGCGGCCTGAGGGGAAGCGGCTGTACGACAAGCTCCGCCACGATGACACGCTTGTGGTCCGCTGGGTGGACCGACTGGGCCGCAACTACCAAGATGTTACGGACACGATCCGCCACTTCATGCGGCAGGGTGTCGTGGTGAAGACGGTAATCAATGGGCTGACATTCGACGGGGCCACACGGGACCCCATGCAGGAAGCCGTACGCGACGCTCTGATAGCTTTCATGGCCGCGACGGCACAGGCGCAGGCAGAGGCCACGAAGGAGGCTCAGAAGGCGGGTATAGCGGCTGCAAAGCAGGACGACACCAAGTACCGAGGCAAGAAGCCCAGCTATGACCGAGAGACGCTAGGTGTTGTCGTGGACATGCTGGGCAGTGGAGCGGGTGCATCGGAGATAGCTAAGGCAACAGGGCTGACACGCCAAACCGTATTACGCATCCGAAAGGACCCTGCGTCGGCTGAAGAAGCCTTAGCCAGATGGGCATTGTAG
- a CDS encoding sugar ABC transporter substrate-binding protein, which produces MSIKKSLYAATALSLLASGTAFADGHAKELTIAIVNNGHMINMQKVAEAYTEETGVKLNWVSLEEGVLREQVTSDTATGGGQYDIINIGMQEAPIWGAAGWIEPLNFGADYDMDDILPAIRAGLSHEGTMYAAPFYGESSMVMYRKDLADAAGVTIADNDSWDNVKKAAMAMHDPDNGVYGACLRGKPGWGDNMAFVTTMVNSFGGAWFDKDFKPTIDSDEWKAAINFYVDLLGNYGPPGSEGNSFNEILALYNEGKCGMWIDATIAASFLTVDGVAYAQSPNAGNPVGANWLWAWAMAVPAGTENAEEAKAFIEWATSKDYVQAVGNHPDFGWGSVPTGQRASTYALPEFQAVAGFAAAEMAAIESAAPEATDLKPYVGVQFAAIPEFPEVGSAVAQEIAAALSGAKSVDEALAASQTAAASIMEEAGY; this is translated from the coding sequence ATGTCTATTAAGAAGTCACTTTATGCCGCGACGGCACTTTCATTGCTTGCATCAGGCACCGCATTTGCGGACGGCCATGCAAAGGAACTGACAATTGCGATCGTGAACAACGGTCACATGATCAACATGCAAAAAGTTGCAGAAGCGTACACAGAAGAAACCGGCGTTAAGTTGAACTGGGTTTCTTTGGAAGAAGGCGTTCTGCGCGAGCAAGTTACTTCTGACACTGCGACAGGCGGCGGTCAGTACGACATTATCAACATCGGCATGCAAGAAGCACCAATCTGGGGTGCGGCAGGTTGGATCGAGCCACTGAACTTTGGCGCTGATTACGACATGGACGACATTCTGCCAGCAATTCGCGCGGGTCTGTCCCACGAAGGCACAATGTACGCGGCACCGTTTTACGGCGAAAGCTCCATGGTTATGTACCGCAAGGATCTGGCCGATGCGGCAGGCGTGACCATTGCTGACAACGACAGCTGGGACAACGTGAAGAAAGCCGCGATGGCAATGCACGACCCAGACAACGGCGTTTACGGTGCGTGTTTGCGCGGTAAGCCAGGTTGGGGCGACAACATGGCGTTTGTCACAACGATGGTTAACTCTTTCGGTGGCGCTTGGTTTGACAAAGATTTCAAACCAACAATCGATTCTGACGAATGGAAAGCGGCTATCAACTTCTACGTTGATCTGCTGGGCAACTATGGCCCTCCAGGCTCCGAAGGGAACTCCTTCAACGAAATCCTCGCGCTTTACAACGAAGGTAAGTGCGGCATGTGGATTGACGCCACAATCGCGGCGTCTTTCCTGACAGTTGACGGCGTTGCATACGCACAATCACCAAACGCTGGTAACCCAGTTGGTGCGAACTGGTTGTGGGCATGGGCCATGGCTGTTCCTGCTGGCACAGAAAATGCAGAAGAAGCAAAAGCATTCATCGAGTGGGCGACGTCTAAAGACTACGTTCAAGCTGTAGGGAACCACCCAGACTTTGGTTGGGGTTCTGTTCCAACAGGTCAGCGTGCGTCCACATACGCTCTGCCAGAATTCCAAGCGGTTGCAGGTTTTGCAGCAGCTGAGATGGCCGCGATTGAATCTGCTGCTCCTGAAGCAACAGACCTGAAGCCATACGTTGGTGTTCAGTTCGCAGCGATCCCTGAATTCCCAGAGGTTGGTTCCGCAGTTGCACAAGAAATCGCAGCCGCGTTGTCTGGTGCGAAATCTGTAGACGAAGCCTTGGCCGCGTCTCAAACAGCCGCAGCATCCATCATGGAAGAGGCTGGCTACTAA
- a CDS encoding ROK family transcriptional regulator, which produces MARDLSGLGRGDAWRGSNQGGMRAYNERLVLSLIRENGALAKAEIARSTGLSAQTVSVIMRALEADGLLVRGAPVRGKVGQPSVPMALAKDGAFFFGLKVGRRSLEMVLTDFLGNVLHRVRARHPYPKPETTVQFASDAIAQMTQKLPPEHRSRIAGLGIALPFQLWDWAAAEAESATSMQRWKGYDIAKAIGAVCAFPVYVCNDASSACGAELVFGNLNTPRDFLYVFVGYFVGGGLVLDNGVYTGRTGNGAALGSLMVSTRGGDMRQLVEVASLSVLEQALEARGDQGLMVWDDVAHWDVPKVPMDAWLDDAAHGIAQAIMASVCLVDVGHVFVEGWMPETMRSDLVQRLRAEIAKISAAGVQKPVVAEGSIGPDARALGAASLPLSKRFLVERNSYQKGPVQ; this is translated from the coding sequence ATGGCGCGGGATTTGAGTGGTTTGGGGCGAGGGGATGCGTGGCGTGGGTCTAATCAGGGCGGGATGCGGGCGTATAATGAGCGTCTTGTGCTGTCTTTGATCCGTGAAAACGGGGCTTTGGCCAAGGCGGAGATTGCTCGCAGTACGGGGCTTTCGGCGCAGACGGTTTCGGTGATCATGCGCGCGTTGGAAGCGGATGGGCTTTTGGTGCGCGGCGCGCCGGTGCGGGGCAAGGTCGGTCAGCCGTCTGTGCCCATGGCTTTGGCGAAAGATGGGGCGTTCTTTTTTGGGCTCAAGGTTGGGCGACGCAGTCTTGAGATGGTGTTGACTGATTTTTTGGGGAACGTGCTGCATCGTGTTCGGGCCCGTCATCCGTATCCAAAACCTGAAACCACCGTGCAATTTGCATCTGACGCCATCGCGCAAATGACGCAAAAGCTGCCGCCAGAGCATCGGTCGCGCATCGCTGGGCTGGGCATTGCCTTGCCGTTTCAGCTTTGGGATTGGGCAGCGGCGGAGGCCGAAAGTGCCACGTCTATGCAGCGGTGGAAGGGCTATGACATTGCCAAAGCCATCGGTGCAGTGTGTGCGTTTCCAGTTTATGTCTGCAACGATGCGTCGTCGGCGTGTGGGGCGGAGTTGGTTTTTGGGAATCTGAACACGCCGCGTGATTTTCTGTATGTCTTTGTTGGCTATTTTGTCGGAGGTGGCCTTGTTTTGGACAATGGGGTGTACACGGGGCGCACGGGCAATGGGGCGGCGTTGGGGTCTTTGATGGTTTCCACCCGTGGCGGCGATATGCGCCAGTTGGTTGAGGTGGCATCATTGTCCGTTTTGGAACAGGCGTTGGAGGCGCGCGGGGATCAGGGGTTAATGGTCTGGGACGATGTGGCCCATTGGGACGTGCCAAAGGTGCCGATGGATGCATGGTTGGATGATGCGGCACATGGCATTGCTCAAGCGATTATGGCATCGGTCTGTTTGGTTGATGTTGGGCATGTATTTGTTGAGGGTTGGATGCCTGAAACGATGCGCAGTGATCTGGTGCAGCGTTTGCGTGCAGAGATTGCAAAAATATCAGCGGCAGGTGTGCAAAAGCCTGTGGTTGCGGAAGGGTCGATCGGGCCTGATGCGCGTGCGCTTGGGGCGGCGAGCCTTCCTTTATCCAAACGCTTTCTTGTTGAGCGAAATTCCTATCAGAAAGGTCCAGTTCAATGA
- a CDS encoding LacI family DNA-binding transcriptional regulator, giving the protein MVQSKIRNMEEFAAVSGISRPTVSKYFNDPDSVRASTREKIEAALKKHDYHPNVFAMNQNRRTTKNIGVVVPNLADPFFSEIGRRVELACIDAGFSPILLSSHGDPELERSNLNSLRSLKPAGVLLAPFGRMSDEASVKAFSEDIPLVLFDANMPDIGQAFVGTDNFQSVNLIVEYLCRSGEPPCFFEMKNPMNPNANKRRQAYVESMERHGHEPKIHQAEGEGWNFEEIGSTEGGRLLSSKAFETNTILCSNDRLAIGLLASAYGQGYRVGHSAECHLRIAGHDDHPFAQFTCPPLTTIAQNYEAIANRAVGELFAMLENKASATDRVETLFEGRLIMRGSA; this is encoded by the coding sequence GTGGTTCAGTCGAAAATTCGCAATATGGAAGAATTTGCCGCTGTGAGTGGCATTTCGCGCCCGACGGTTTCGAAATATTTTAACGATCCCGATAGTGTGCGTGCATCGACCCGCGAAAAAATCGAAGCAGCTTTGAAGAAGCACGATTACCATCCGAACGTGTTTGCGATGAACCAGAATCGGCGCACAACCAAGAACATCGGGGTTGTTGTGCCAAACCTTGCTGACCCGTTTTTTTCAGAGATCGGGCGGCGTGTGGAGCTGGCCTGTATCGACGCTGGATTTAGCCCGATTTTGTTGAGTTCGCATGGGGATCCAGAGTTGGAGCGCAGCAACCTGAATTCTTTGCGCTCATTGAAGCCTGCGGGTGTGCTGCTGGCCCCGTTTGGGCGGATGTCGGACGAGGCCAGTGTGAAAGCGTTTAGTGAAGATATCCCGCTGGTTTTGTTTGATGCGAATATGCCAGATATCGGGCAGGCCTTTGTTGGGACGGACAACTTTCAAAGCGTCAATTTGATTGTGGAATACCTGTGTCGCAGCGGTGAACCGCCTTGTTTCTTTGAGATGAAGAATCCGATGAACCCGAATGCGAACAAGCGGCGCCAAGCCTATGTTGAAAGCATGGAGCGGCATGGGCATGAGCCAAAAATCCATCAGGCGGAAGGCGAAGGTTGGAATTTTGAAGAGATTGGCAGCACCGAGGGTGGGCGGCTGTTGTCGAGTAAAGCGTTTGAGACGAATACCATCCTGTGCAGCAACGACCGTTTGGCGATTGGTCTGCTGGCATCGGCCTATGGGCAGGGGTATCGGGTTGGACACAGTGCCGAATGCCATTTGCGAATTGCGGGGCACGATGACCATCCGTTCGCGCAATTTACCTGCCCACCGCTGACGACGATTGCGCAAAATTATGAGGCCATCGCGAATCGCGCTGTGGGTGAGTTGTTCGCCATGTTGGAGAACAAAGCGAGCGCGACAGACCGTGTAGAAACACTGTTTGAGGGCCGACTTATCATGCGAGGCTCTGCGTAA
- a CDS encoding sugar ABC transporter permease produces MSNRTLPRLLQSPAVLLLLVWMLVPLSMTLYFSFIRYVLNSLRKPEWTTPALSNWRGFGNYEFVLNSKDFLFAIKNSLFIVGSILFLTVTLGVLIAVLINKSFRGQGIVRVLLISPFFVMPAVNAVLWINMILDPVLGLQGIAVAGLNDLIDGMRAAPIVGGFFSLWPELAPISFRATQTSAYAVIMMVTWQWTPFAVLIFMTSLQSEDQQQKEAAILDGAGAWSQFRFLTLPHLGRPIAIVVMIQAIFHLSLYAEIEIVSRGNGNKNLPYLIGEFANNNIGAASATGIFAVILANIVAIFLLRMVGKTLME; encoded by the coding sequence ATGTCTAACAGAACGCTTCCACGCTTGCTTCAATCTCCAGCGGTTCTTCTGCTTTTGGTTTGGATGCTGGTTCCACTTTCGATGACGCTGTATTTTTCGTTTATCCGGTATGTGTTGAACAGCCTGCGCAAGCCAGAGTGGACGACGCCTGCGTTGAGCAACTGGCGCGGTTTTGGGAATTATGAATTTGTTCTGAATTCCAAAGACTTTTTGTTCGCGATTAAAAATAGCCTTTTCATTGTGGGCAGCATTTTGTTCCTGACGGTTACCTTGGGTGTTTTGATCGCCGTGTTGATCAACAAGTCCTTTCGTGGGCAGGGGATTGTGCGGGTTCTTTTGATTTCGCCGTTCTTTGTGATGCCAGCGGTAAACGCGGTTTTGTGGATCAACATGATCCTTGATCCTGTTCTGGGTTTGCAGGGTATCGCGGTGGCGGGGCTGAACGATCTGATCGACGGTATGAGAGCCGCGCCGATTGTCGGAGGTTTCTTTTCCCTGTGGCCAGAGCTTGCGCCGATATCATTCCGCGCAACGCAAACATCCGCATATGCTGTGATCATGATGGTCACGTGGCAGTGGACCCCGTTCGCCGTGCTGATTTTCATGACATCGTTACAGTCAGAGGATCAGCAACAGAAAGAGGCGGCGATTTTGGATGGGGCGGGCGCGTGGTCGCAGTTTCGTTTCCTGACCCTGCCGCATTTGGGGCGTCCCATTGCGATTGTGGTCATGATCCAAGCGATTTTCCATCTGTCGCTGTATGCGGAAATCGAAATCGTAAGCCGGGGCAACGGCAACAAAAACCTGCCCTATCTGATCGGTGAATTTGCCAACAACAACATTGGTGCCGCAAGCGCCACGGGCATTTTCGCTGTCATCCTCGCCAACATCGTCGCGATCTTTTTGCTGCGCATGGTTGGCAAGACGTTGATGGAATAA
- a CDS encoding carbohydrate kinase, whose translation MILCCGEALIDMIPTPTDIGTDGFVPHAGGAVFNTSIALGRLGVQVGLLTGVSNDMFGQQLTEALKASHVDASHVIRSDRPTTLAFVRLQDGHATYSFFDENSAGRMLGLDDLPQISEDVSSLYFGGISLACEPGAKTYAALLAREGQSRAVMIDPNIRPQFIEDVDIYRTRLQGMMAQADIVKVSDEDLNWMVEGPQGLTAKVQWLQKLGSSVVILTRGSEGATGFLSDGTEVTVPAQRVKIVDTVGAGDTFNAGVLAKLSALGVLQKSMLKTLSGDVLAEALEHGARVAAVTVSRAGANPPWADEL comes from the coding sequence ATGATTTTATGTTGCGGTGAAGCGCTTATCGATATGATCCCGACGCCTACAGACATCGGCACAGATGGATTTGTGCCCCATGCGGGTGGGGCGGTGTTTAACACGTCTATCGCGCTGGGGCGATTGGGGGTGCAGGTGGGACTTTTGACGGGGGTGTCCAACGACATGTTTGGACAACAACTGACCGAGGCGTTGAAAGCCAGCCATGTGGATGCGTCGCATGTTATCAGGTCGGATCGCCCGACAACGCTGGCCTTCGTGCGTTTGCAGGATGGTCACGCGACCTATTCGTTTTTCGATGAAAATTCTGCCGGCCGTATGTTGGGGTTGGATGATCTGCCCCAGATTTCAGAGGATGTTTCGTCTTTGTATTTCGGCGGTATCAGTTTGGCCTGTGAGCCAGGGGCCAAGACGTATGCGGCGTTGTTGGCGCGTGAAGGGCAAAGCCGAGCGGTGATGATTGATCCCAACATTCGCCCGCAGTTTATCGAAGATGTTGATATCTATCGTACGCGGTTGCAAGGGATGATGGCGCAGGCGGATATTGTTAAGGTGTCCGACGAGGATTTGAACTGGATGGTGGAGGGGCCACAGGGGTTAACGGCGAAGGTTCAATGGTTGCAGAAGCTGGGGTCAAGTGTGGTTATTCTGACGCGCGGCAGCGAAGGTGCCACGGGGTTTCTGAGCGATGGAACAGAGGTGACTGTGCCGGCGCAACGTGTGAAGATTGTTGATACGGTTGGAGCAGGGGATACGTTTAATGCGGGCGTTCTGGCAAAGTTGAGCGCGTTAGGCGTATTGCAAAAATCAATGCTGAAAACTCTGTCTGGCGATGTTTTGGCCGAGGCGTTGGAACATGGGGCGCGTGTGGCGGCGGTGACCGTTTCGCGGGCTGGTGCGAATCCGCCGTGGGCAGATGAACTTTGA
- a CDS encoding carbohydrate ABC transporter permease, which yields MAIVAQTSKYGQLGRTILAWSVGLLFFFPIFWLVLTSFKTDADAVKPEFLIWFTPTLENYLNMTENYDYWRFATNSVITSVFATIFALAVGIPCAYAMAFNPARGTKDVLMWMLSTKMLPAAAVLYPMTFLTKSIGLFDTHFMVIVVLCLINLPIVIWMLFTYFKEIPKEIIEAGQMDGVNTWGEIREILIPLAWGGIASTALLCFIFCWNEAYWTVRLTTTDAATLSKLIEGNRAPEGLFFGRLSAVSAAAVGPIIVLGWFCQKQLVQGLTFGAVK from the coding sequence ATGGCAATTGTTGCACAAACCTCAAAGTATGGACAATTGGGCCGCACCATTCTGGCTTGGTCTGTTGGGCTGTTGTTCTTCTTTCCGATCTTTTGGCTGGTTTTGACCAGCTTTAAGACAGACGCGGATGCGGTGAAGCCCGAGTTTCTGATCTGGTTTACGCCGACGCTCGAAAATTATCTCAACATGACGGAAAACTATGATTACTGGCGCTTTGCGACCAACTCGGTGATTACGTCTGTGTTTGCCACGATCTTTGCGCTGGCGGTTGGAATTCCCTGTGCGTATGCCATGGCGTTTAACCCCGCGCGTGGAACCAAAGATGTATTGATGTGGATGCTGTCCACCAAGATGCTGCCTGCGGCGGCGGTGTTGTATCCGATGACATTTCTGACCAAGAGCATTGGTCTGTTTGACACGCATTTCATGGTTATTGTGGTTCTGTGTCTGATCAACCTGCCCATCGTGATTTGGATGCTGTTCACCTATTTCAAAGAAATCCCGAAAGAGATCATTGAAGCAGGGCAAATGGACGGGGTGAACACCTGGGGGGAAATTCGCGAAATTCTGATCCCGCTGGCATGGGGTGGTATCGCATCGACCGCGTTGTTGTGTTTCATCTTTTGCTGGAACGAAGCGTATTGGACGGTGCGGTTGACGACGACGGATGCTGCAACGCTGTCTAAGCTGATTGAGGGGAACCGCGCGCCAGAAGGATTGTTCTTTGGTCGCCTGTCTGCGGTGTCTGCGGCTGCGGTTGGTCCGATCATCGTATTGGGTTGGTTCTGTCAAAAACAACTGGTGCAAGGTCTGACCTTTGGCGCTGTTAAGTAA
- a CDS encoding tyrosine-type recombinase/integrase has product MQYLIKPRGRGYSLRMVTPEVLIGTGNPWTGRKFGREIKLGLNTRSHAEAIRLRDVRIGQIRQLEADALADTGKKSIGRIIDLSPESASEWRQMRNEAEDLDALDHVLTDQLDKAAAAGLVEQVNTFAKIVFRGAVPLDQALEMYLEERAEGNPFGYDPLAITTALNVRSSVKYLIAFLGVEQPTLHDVTPDKVFQFRTEYLPLVVKVKAGTIAKHMTLLRGMWAWAIADKKLLKTKSGRPIRNPWIIEEKGTPKKKATKKKPEDARTAFTSEQVTKLFSGFPQWGSRQGDLLRLALATGCRVDEVGSLMLKHVEEDGSGFDVMKGKTDNAQRFIPLVDDAQRLMTQRINMVREMQTGIHFAEQRLFPEWPLKPSTQKVNSASQWFTRYRRKVLGEETNGKLAMHSFRHTWRTTARRAGVPEDRIYEVGGWEGPRNASQVYDHGLTKELLKDVQRTVWDALKEAGYLEAF; this is encoded by the coding sequence ATGCAGTATCTCATCAAGCCCCGAGGGCGGGGGTATTCTCTTCGCATGGTCACTCCAGAAGTGCTGATCGGCACAGGAAATCCTTGGACAGGCAGGAAGTTCGGACGAGAAATCAAACTCGGGCTAAACACCAGAAGCCACGCTGAGGCTATTCGCTTGAGGGATGTTCGTATTGGCCAGATAAGGCAGCTTGAAGCTGATGCCCTTGCTGACACTGGGAAGAAGAGCATTGGTCGTATCATCGACTTGTCTCCTGAAAGTGCTTCTGAGTGGCGGCAGATGCGCAATGAAGCCGAAGACCTTGATGCCTTAGATCACGTTCTCACAGACCAGTTGGACAAGGCTGCCGCAGCTGGACTAGTTGAGCAGGTCAACACCTTCGCCAAGATCGTGTTCAGGGGTGCTGTCCCCTTAGATCAAGCATTGGAGATGTACCTAGAGGAAAGAGCTGAAGGCAATCCGTTTGGCTACGACCCTCTCGCCATCACAACAGCGTTGAATGTCCGCTCATCGGTGAAGTACCTGATAGCGTTCTTGGGAGTTGAGCAGCCTACCTTACACGACGTGACCCCTGACAAGGTGTTCCAGTTCAGAACGGAGTACCTGCCGCTTGTGGTCAAGGTGAAGGCAGGGACGATTGCCAAGCACATGACGTTGCTTCGGGGGATGTGGGCATGGGCCATCGCTGACAAGAAACTGCTCAAGACGAAGAGTGGACGACCAATCCGCAACCCGTGGATCATCGAAGAGAAAGGGACACCCAAGAAGAAAGCGACCAAGAAAAAACCGGAGGACGCAAGGACAGCGTTCACGTCCGAGCAGGTCACTAAGCTGTTCTCTGGGTTCCCGCAGTGGGGCAGCAGGCAAGGAGACCTCTTACGGCTGGCGTTGGCGACCGGATGCCGAGTGGATGAGGTCGGCTCACTCATGCTGAAGCACGTCGAAGAAGACGGCTCCGGCTTTGACGTGATGAAGGGGAAGACAGACAACGCACAGCGGTTCATTCCGCTGGTGGATGACGCCCAGCGCCTTATGACACAGCGTATCAACATGGTCAGGGAGATGCAGACGGGAATACACTTCGCGGAGCAACGGCTTTTCCCAGAGTGGCCCCTGAAGCCTTCTACACAGAAGGTCAACTCAGCTTCGCAGTGGTTCACACGCTACAGGCGCAAAGTGCTGGGCGAAGAGACAAACGGCAAGTTGGCGATGCACTCCTTTAGGCATACGTGGAGGACAACTGCTAGGAGGGCCGGGGTGCCGGAAGATCGTATCTACGAGGTAGGAGGCTGGGAGGGGCCAAGAAATGCTTCGCAAGTGTATGACCACGGCTTAACCAAGGAGCTGCTTAAGGATGTCCAGAGAACGGTCTGGGACGCCTTGAAGGAGGCCGGATACCTTGAGGCGTTCTGA
- a CDS encoding ABC transporter ATP-binding protein, whose translation MGQITLEQVTKSFGDTEVIPPLDLTIEDGEFAVFVGPSGCGKSTLLRLIAGLEDCTSGRVLIDGEDVTQVSPSKRGLSMVFQTYALYPHMTVRKNIAFPMRMAGLSEDEQNKRIEAAAKSLNLTDYLDRKPGQLSGGQRQRVAIGRAIVRDPSAFLFDEPLSNLDAALRVGMRLEITEMHERMKTTMIYVTHDQVEAMTMANKIVVLQAGVIEQVGSPLELYHRPRNKFVAGFIGSPKMNLIEGAESAKHDAHTIGIRPEHVQVSNTEGLWEGRVGVAEHLGSDTFIHVHGIDGCDPMTVRAAGDVTFKHGDKIYLTPDVTQIHKFDAAGLRIE comes from the coding sequence ATGGGACAAATTACGCTCGAACAAGTGACCAAGAGTTTTGGTGACACCGAAGTGATCCCACCATTGGATCTGACAATTGAGGATGGTGAATTTGCCGTGTTTGTTGGCCCATCGGGGTGTGGTAAGTCCACGCTTTTGCGTCTGATTGCGGGATTGGAAGACTGCACGTCTGGGCGTGTGTTGATTGATGGTGAAGATGTCACGCAGGTTTCGCCGTCCAAGCGCGGGTTGTCGATGGTGTTTCAGACATATGCGCTGTATCCGCATATGACCGTGCGCAAGAACATTGCCTTTCCTATGCGGATGGCTGGACTGAGCGAAGACGAGCAGAACAAGCGTATTGAGGCGGCGGCGAAATCGTTGAACCTGACAGATTATCTGGACCGCAAGCCAGGGCAATTGTCTGGGGGGCAGCGTCAGCGTGTGGCCATTGGCCGTGCCATTGTTCGTGATCCGTCTGCGTTTTTGTTTGATGAACCGTTGTCCAACCTTGATGCCGCGTTGCGCGTTGGGATGCGTTTGGAAATCACCGAAATGCACGAGCGTATGAAGACCACGATGATCTATGTGACGCATGATCAGGTCGAAGCGATGACCATGGCGAACAAGATTGTTGTGTTGCAGGCGGGTGTTATTGAACAGGTTGGCAGCCCGCTGGAATTGTACCACCGCCCGCGCAACAAGTTTGTGGCTGGATTTATTGGCAGCCCAAAGATGAACCTGATCGAAGGTGCAGAGTCCGCGAAACACGATGCGCACACCATTGGCATTCGTCCAGAACATGTGCAGGTGTCAAACACTGAAGGTTTGTGGGAAGGCCGTGTCGGGGTTGCAGAACACCTTGGGTCTGACACGTTTATTCATGTTCATGGGATTGATGGCTGTGATCCGATGACCGTGCGGGCCGCAGGCGATGTGACGTTTAAGCATGGCGACAAAATTTATCTGACGCCTGACGTGACGCAGATTCACAAATTTGATGCGGCTGGCCTGAGGATTGAGTGA